The following are from one region of the Salvia hispanica cultivar TCC Black 2014 chromosome 1, UniMelb_Shisp_WGS_1.0, whole genome shotgun sequence genome:
- the LOC125201890 gene encoding DNA-directed RNA polymerases II, IV and V subunit 9A — translation MSTMKFCRECNNILYPKEDKEQKILLYACRNCDHQEVADNNCVYRNEIHHSVGERTQVLQDVAADPTLPRTKSVRCANCGHGEAVFFQATARGEEGMTLFFVCCNPNCGNRWRD, via the exons ATGAGTACCATGAAATTTTGCCGTGAATG TAACAACATATTGTACCCGAAGGAAGACAAAGAGCAGAAGATTCTACTTTATGCTTGCCGAAATTGTGATCACCAG GAGGTTGCTGATAACAATTGTGTGTATAGAAATGAGATACATCATTCTGTTGGAGAGCGCACCCAAGTCCTGCAAGATGTTGCTGCAGATCCAACACTTCCACGAACAAAATCAGTTCGTTGCGCTAACTGTGGTCATGGAGAAGCTGTTTTCTTCCAG GCAACTGCCAGAGGAGAAGAAGGAATGACGTTATTCTTCGTTTGCTGCAACCCCAACTGTGGCAATCGCTGGAGAGATTAA
- the LOC125190595 gene encoding uncharacterized protein LOC125190595, whose product MALIRKSILLVCAAICLFACGLRRAHSGDLGAAEVIADEFVAEAGAEEGEGEDQDSIFISALECFNERNIYSMCDEEYRLSEKGELKVPRECADQYCQGPCREETNLVLECIQQIFQHFRFHNKATLNDVRETINAACGYGPKRGDFDVAEHIRFDEDFSSKLMSSYIVIYAALLMILGWRVLF is encoded by the exons ATGGCACTCATTAGGAAATCAATTCTCCTCGTTTGTGCTGCAATTTGCCTCTTCGCTTGTGGCTTAC GGCGGGCGCACAGTGGTGATCTAGGTGCCGCAGAAGTCATAGCAGACGAGTTTGTGGCAGAAGCAGGAGCTGAAGAAGGTGAAGGAGAAGACCAAGATTCCATTTTCATCAGTGCCCTTGAATGTTTTAACGAAAGAAAT ATCTATAGTATGTGCGATGAAGAATATAGATTGAGTGAGAAGGGAGAGTTGAAGGTGCCACGCGAATGCGCCGACCAATACTGCCAAGGGCCTTGTCGGGAGGAGACTAACCTCGTACTCGAATGCATTCAACAAATCTTCCAGCATTTTCGATTTCATAACAAGGCTACGCTTAATGATGTGCGAGAAACGATCAACGCCGCTTGCGGTTATGGCCCCAAACGAG GTGATTTCGACGTGGCTGAGCACATAAGATTTGATGAAGATTTTTCAAGCAAGTTAATGTCTAGCTATATCGTCATCTATGCTGCATTGCTAATGATATTGGGATGGCGTGTATTATTCTAg
- the LOC125201681 gene encoding probable bifunctional TENA-E protein: MEITETWLRKHRPMYLRATQHPFILSIRDASLPLSSFKRWLGQDYIFVRAFVPFIASLLVKAWKEGDDEANVDIILSGIATLNDEVSWFKREASKWGVSLDSIVPQQANLVYCSFLESLMSAQVDYTQAVTAFWAIEAVYQESFAHCLEDGCKTRDELKETCERWGNDGFGQYCRALQGIANRQLEKASDQVVEKAEALFVRVLELEVEFWNMSVLGS, from the exons atggagaTAACAGAGACGTGGCTTCGGAAGCATCGTCCGATGTACCTGCGAGCAACTCAACATCCTTTCATCCTCTCAATCCGCGACGCCTCCCTTCCTTTGTCTTCCTTCAAGCGTTGGCTG GGTCAGGATTACATATTTGTGAGAGCATTCGTCCCGTTTATTGCTAGTTTATTAGTGAAAGCTTGGAAAGAAGGTGATGATGAGGCAAATGTAGACATAATCTTGAGTGGCATAGCTACTTTGAATGATGAGGTTTCATGGTTCAAAAGGGAAGCTTCAAAGTGGGGGGTTTCCCTCGACAGTATCGTCCCTCAACAGGCTAACCTCGTCTACTGCAG TTTCCTGGAAAGCTTGATGAGTGCACAGGTGGATTATACACAGGCCGTAACAGCATTTTGGGCTATTGAGGCTGTTTACCAAGAGAGCTTTGCACACTGCTTGGAAGATGGGTGCAAAACTCGTGATGAGCTCAAAGAGACCTGTGAGAGGTGGGGCAACGACGGCTTTGGTCAGTACTGCCGCGCCCTCCAAGGCATAGCCAACCGTCAGCTGGAGAAGGCGTCTGACCAAGTAGTAGAGAAAGCTGAGGCTCTCTTCGTAAGGGTGCTAGAGCTTGAAGTTGAATTCTGGAACATGAGTGTTTTAGGATCATAA
- the LOC125207560 gene encoding outer envelope pore protein 16-2, chloroplastic, whose amino-acid sequence MSGSNLETRSLIDELRSFDSGGFFDLGHPLLNRMAESFVRAAGIGAIQAVAREAYFTAVESGGGDASGSIPPETGKHHRFPNLRGAGGNSVEALVMSTGKESVQWGLAAGAYSGLTYGLKEARGVHDWKNSALAGAITGAALAMTCEDHSHEQVVQYAITGAAISAAANILTGIF is encoded by the exons atgTCGGGAAGCAATTTGGAGACGAGATCTTTGATTGATGAGCTGAGAAGCTTCGACAGCGGCGGTTTCTTCGATCTCGGCCACCCTCTCCTTAACCGCATGGCTGAAAGCTTCGTCAGAGCTGCTGGG ATTGGAGCGATTCAAGCAGTAGCGCGGGAAGCATATTTTACAGCAGTGGAAA GTGGCGGTGGAGATGCGAGCGGGAGCATCCCTCCAGAGACGGGGAAGCATCATAGGTTCCCGAATCTTAGag GTGCGGGTGGAAACTCTGTTGAAGCATTG GTTATGAGTACTGGAAAGGAATCGGTACAATGGG GTTTAGCAGCAGGAGCCTACTCAGGTCTTACTTATGGGTTGAAAGAGGCTAGAGGAGTTCATGATTgg AAAAACAGTGCCCTCGCGGGAGCAATCACCGGTGCGGCTTTGGCCATGACATGCGAGGATCACTCCCACGAGCAGGTCGTGCAGTATGCTATAACCGGAGCTGCCATATCGGCCGCAGCCAATATTCTCACCGGCATATTCTAG
- the LOC125217201 gene encoding acetate--CoA ligase CCL3 yields the protein MKVTRLHVEAAMNKIQSVCKRNIHTLTHLQSSHSGVFMGDPHRDIDDLPKNPANFSALTPLGFLERAALLHPTRNSLIHTSVTFTWAQTYHRCRRLASALLSRSVTFGSTVAVVAPNIPAMFEAHFGVPMSGAVLNTINIRLNAHAIAFLLGHSHSDIIMVDQEFFSLVEEALKIVADKSKDKFKPPTLIVIADTSCDRESLEHAMQRGAIEYETFLDAGDPDFAWRPPQDEWHSIALSYTSGTTSSPKGVVLHHRGAYLMALSNSIVWGIGEEAVYLWTLPMFHCNGWCFPWTLAAICTTSVCLREVTPKAVYAAIANLGVTHFCAAPVVLNAIINASKEDSVLPLPRVVKVMTAGAAPPTSVLSAMQQRGFRVTHTYGLSETYGPSTICAWKPEWDSLPPEAQARMNSRQGVRYVGLEALDMINTQTTQPVPADGKTVGEVVFRGNVVMKGYLKNPKANEEAFANGWYHSGDLAVKHPDNYIEIKDRSKDIIISGGENISSVEVENVLYQHEAILEVSVVARADEQWGESPCAFVALKPGVDGSDQERLAEDIEKFSRSNMPAYWVPKSVVFGELPKTATGKIQKHVLRAKAKELGAVKKSKL from the exons ATGAAAGTGACACGTTTACATGTAGAAGCGGCAATGAACAAGATCCAGTCTGTATGCAAGCGTAATATACACACACTAACACACCTCCAGAGCTCACACAGCGGCGTCTTCATGGGTGATCCACACAGAGACATCGATGATCTGCCCAAGAATCCAGCCAATTTCTCGGCCCTCACGCCCCTCGGCTTCCTCGAGCGAGCCGCGCTCCTTCACCCAACACGTAATTCTTTGATCCACACCTCCGTCACCTTCACTTGGGCCCAAACGTACCACCGCTGCCGCCGCCTCGCCTCCGCCCTCCTCAGCCGCTCCGTCACTTTCGGTAGCACG GTTGCCGTGGTTGCTCCAAATATTCCGGCCATGTTCGAAGCTCATTTTGGAGTTCCTATGTCCGGAGCAGTGCTGAATACTATAAATATCCGTCTAAACGCACACGCTATTGCGTTTCTGTTGGGACATTCACACTCTGATATAATAATGGTAGATCAAGAGTTCTTTTCTTTGGTTGAGGAAGCTTTGAAAATTGTGGCTGATAAAAGCAAGGACAAATTCAAGCCCCCAACTTTGATTGTCATTGCTGATACAAGCTGTGACAGAGAATCTCTCGAACACGCAATGCAAAGAGGTGCAATTGAATACGAAACTTTTCTAGACGCTGGCGACCCTGATTTTGCTTGGAGACCGCCTCAAGATGAGTGGCATAGCATCGCTCTTAGTTATACCTCTGGCACGACATCCAGCCCTAAGGGAGTCGTGTTGCATCATCGTGGGGCGTATCTCATGGCCTTAAGTAACAGTATTGTTTGGGGCATTGGTGAGGAAGCTGTCTACTTATGGACTCTGCCTATGTTCCATTGCAATGGTTGGTGTTTCCCGTGGACCCTTGCGGCAATCTGCACTACCAGCGTTTGCCTCCGAGAGGTCACTCCAAAGGCGGTATACGCTGCTATAGCCAATCTTGGTGTCACTCATTTTTGTGCTGCCCCTGTTGTTCTCAATGCAATTATTAACGCCTCGAAAGAGGACTCGGTTCTTCCCCTGCCTCGTGTAGTCAAGGTGATGACAGCCGGTGCAGCTCCGCCCACTTCTGTTCTATCCGCAATGCAGCAAAGAGGCTTTAGAGTCACACACACTTATGGCCTCTCGGAGACCTACGGCCCCTCCACTATATGTGCGTGGAAGCCCGAGTGGGACTCTCTGCCTCCCGAAGCTCAAGCTCGTATGAACTCGAGGCAAGGGGTCCGATACGTAGGCCTTGAGGCGTTGGACATGATCAACACGCAAACAACGCAGCCGGTCCCTGCTGATGGGAAGACGGTAGGAGAAGTCGTTTTCAGGGGCAATGTGGTGATGAAGGGATATCTGAAGAACCCGAAGGCGAACGAGGAGGCGTTTGCCAACGGGTGGTATCATTCGGGTGATCTTGCTGTGAAGCATCCGGATAACTACATCGAAATCAAGGACAGGTCGAAGGATATAATCATATCTGGAGGTGAAAACATCAGCTCTGTTGAGGTGGAGAATGTCCTGTACCAGCACGAAGCGATTCTTGAAGTCTCAGTGGTGGCCCGGGCAGACGAGCAGTGGGGGGAGTCCCCGTGCGCGTTTGTGGCATTGAAGCCTGGCGTTGACGGTTCCGATCAGGAGAGACTGGCTGAGGATATAGAGAAGTTCAGCCGGTCGAATATGCCGGCGTACTGGGTCCCGAAATCGGTGGTGTTCGGGGAACTGCCGAAGACTGCGACAGGGAAGATACAGAAACATGTGCTGAGGGCTAAGGCCAAGGAGTTGGGAGCTGTGAAAAAGAGCAAGTTATGA
- the LOC125186604 gene encoding ribosome-binding protein 1-like, translating to MNSLALFLLLCVTFSVSTARPLGSTADADTSKSSSSSPGSKEYSVEYIGEGDTNALKEIEDRVKRTSENVVVLGPALSRSDEEPKISTTKRTVEYVKPGDTDRMKEIEERVKRTSENVAVLGPAASAPGEEPKRTVEYVKPGDSSRMKDIEERVKKTGENVVVLGPAVSRSESDENEGKDKASKKKSSAENEGKDKASKKKSSAENEGEDKASKKKSSAENEGEDKASKKKSSAENEGNDKASKKKSSTENEGKSKTTKKKAAAMAPKQIDSAMAPKQKDSSEN from the coding sequence CACATTCTCCGTCAGCACAGCCAGACCTCTAGGCTCCACCGCCGATGCAGACACATCAAAATCATCTTCTAGTAGTCCAGGGTCCAAAGAATATTCTGTTGAATACATTGGAGAAGGCGATACAAATGCTTTAAAGGAGATAGAGGATCGGGTCAAGCGCACGTCAGAAAATGTGGTTGTGTTGGGACCTGCTCTGTCTAGGTCGGATGAGGAGCCAAAGATATCTACTACAAAGAGGACTGTTGAATACGTTAAACCAGGAGATACCGATCGTATGAAGGAGATAGAGGAGCGGGTCAAGAGGACGTCAGAAAATGTGGCAGTGTTGGGACCAGCTGCGTCTGCACCGGGGGAGGAGCCAAAGCGGACTGTTGAATACGTTAAACCAGGAGATTCCAGTCGTATGAAGGACATAGAGGAACGGGTCAAGAAGACGGGAGAAAATGTGGTTGTGTTGGGACCAGCTGTGTCTAGGTCGGAGAGTGATGAAAATGAAGGTAAGGATAAAGCATCTAAAAAGAAGTCGTCTGCTGAAAATGAAGGTAAGGATAAAGCATCTAAAAAGAAGTCGTCTGCTGAAAATGAAGGTGAGGATAAAGCATCTAAAAAGAAGTCGTCTGCTGAAAATGAAGGTGAGGATAAAGCATCTAAAAAGAAGTCGTCTGCTGAAAATGAAGGTAATGATAAAGCATCTAAAAAGAAGTCGTCAACTGAAAATGAAGGTAAGAGTAAAACAACTAAGAAGAAAGCAGCTGCAATGGCGCCCAAGCAAATAGACTCTGCAATGGCGCCCAAGCAAAAAGACTCCTccgaaaattaa